Genomic DNA from Spirochaetia bacterium 38H-sp:
ACAGGGCTATAAGAGAACAAGCATATATGCAGTATCTTAACCAATATAAGAAACACTACAATACAATATCCACGCTTTATACAACTCAGGTAAAGCAAAATTCAACAGAAGCAAGGTTAAGAGGCTACAAGTCATCCCTGGAAGCCAAGCTTTATCCTGACGATGTTTCTACAGAACTGTATACACATCTGATAAAACAGGTAGAAGAAGCACTCCCTGTGCTGCATAGATATTATGAGCTTAGAAGAAACAAGTTAAACCTGGATAAACTAAAGCTCTATGATACAAAAGTTCCTCTCACATCGGAGCCAAAAATCAATTACCCGTATGAAGAGGCTGTAGAAATTGTCTGCAAGGCACTTAGCCCGCTGGGAGAGGATTATACCAATGTTTTAAAGAAAGGACTCACCTCAGGGTGGGTAGACAGATATGAGAACAAGGGTAAACGTTCTGGAGCATTTTCCTATGGCTGTTACTCCGGAGAACCTTATATCCTGCTCAACTATGATCCCACAGTGCTGAGACACGTCTTTACACTGGCACATGAGGCCGGACACTCCATGCACTCATATTACAGTGTAAAAAATAACCCCTTCCCACATTATAACTATTCAATCTTTGAAGCAGAGGTAGCATCCACATTCAACGAGGAGCTCCTTTTGGACTACATGCTCAAGCAGGCGGATAAGACCTTAAAAACAGCACTCATACTCAAACATACAGATGAGCTGATAGGCACCTACTTTAGACAGACAATGTTTGCAGAATTTGAGCTGGCTGTGCACAACATTGCAGATGCAGGACAACCCGTAACCGGGCAAAACATCCTGGAGATTTACCAAAAACTGCTAAAAAAATACTTCGGTCCTGCAGTAGAGATAGGAGAAATAGACTGCTACGAATCATTAAGAATTCCTCACTTTTACAGAGCATTCTACGTATACAAATATGCAACAGGCATAACAGCAGCTCTCAATCTTGCAGAGGCTGTAAAACAGGATAAAGCCGGAGCAAAAGAAGCATACAGACAATTCTTATCAAACGGAGGCTCATCCTTCCCCATAGAAAACCTGAAAAAAGCCGGGGTAGACCTCATGAGTGACGCTCCGTACAAAAGACTTTCTGAAGTTTTTGCCTCTCACGTAGCTGAGCTGGAAAAATCTCTTCTGTAAAAAAGCGTTTTGACTTGGGCAAAACGCGTTCGGTCTAAAAATAAAAAAACCGAACGGCAGGGCTAATCCGCCCTGCCTTTTTTTATAAGTCTGAGAACAAATCCGGCTGCCAGTGCCAAAACTGATGCATAAAGAGAAAGATAAGCAAACCAATCGCCCCATAAGGTATAAAGTGTTGTAACAGAATCATATACAGGTATATCATATATAAGATAATCTTCTGTAAAAGGCTCTAGTTGTGCAAGAATTCTGCCGTTTGGCGATATTACAACAGTCATGCCACCATTGGTAGCACGGGCAAAAAAACGTCTGTTCTCAATGGCTCTAAAAAGAGCGACTGTCATATGCT
This window encodes:
- the pepF gene encoding oligoendopeptidase F yields the protein MKLITRKEQKKQDCWDLSSLFANDKEWEETLEEIKKEIPVLLEYKGKLSQSVKVFSDFLVKYFSLLQKAEALGVYAYLRLSEDGGEAERQKLWGIYLGFSAQFSSALSFVEPEILKLPQEITDYVLKDDSQKDYHIWLKKLLRYKKYILTEEQEKLLAELSESRSLAQRAFSALNDVDMEFGTVETEKGLESLTHGSYMRFMENRNRAIREQAYMQYLNQYKKHYNTISTLYTTQVKQNSTEARLRGYKSSLEAKLYPDDVSTELYTHLIKQVEEALPVLHRYYELRRNKLNLDKLKLYDTKVPLTSEPKINYPYEEAVEIVCKALSPLGEDYTNVLKKGLTSGWVDRYENKGKRSGAFSYGCYSGEPYILLNYDPTVLRHVFTLAHEAGHSMHSYYSVKNNPFPHYNYSIFEAEVASTFNEELLLDYMLKQADKTLKTALILKHTDELIGTYFRQTMFAEFELAVHNIADAGQPVTGQNILEIYQKLLKKYFGPAVEIGEIDCYESLRIPHFYRAFYVYKYATGITAALNLAEAVKQDKAGAKEAYRQFLSNGGSSFPIENLKKAGVDLMSDAPYKRLSEVFASHVAELEKSLL